Below is a genomic region from Castanea sativa cultivar Marrone di Chiusa Pesio chromosome 2, ASM4071231v1.
ATAATACCAGTTGAGGATCCCAAGAATGATAAATATCAAGGTAAGTAATCggttttacttttatatatcaAATCATACCTTATATTTCAAATGTTGGGAGATCTCTTCTTTTATAAGTATACGTGTATGTGAATTTTGAGAGTCTCCTTAAGTAAATGGATTACATAGCATTTAGTTAAGGACACTCTCTCAACAGCTAATGCATATGTATAGTAGCAGTTATAAAAGGGGTTCACAATCAAATTAAAACAGATACGGAagtatttctttaaaaaaagtcACATTCTAGTCCTCACACTCTAAGTCCTCTAAATAccagataaaaataaaagcacatATATGTTATGAGGTGCATCTGCTAAATGGGTATTTGATTATGAATCTAGGATATGGAATCATAATATCCTACTGATCCATAACGAAGAAAGTTGAACTAAGTCCTCACACTCTTAAGTCCTCTAAAAAccagataataataaaagcacATATATATGTTATGAGGTGCATCTGCTAAATGGGTAACTGATTGAATCTAGGATATGGAATCATAATATCCTATTGATCCATAACGAAGAAAGTTGTACTATGCTGTGCACACTGATCAATCCatgacaaagagaaagaaacaaattaattacaatatttCCAATACAAAAGTATGCAGCACCACTCAAATGTTCGAACATAAACTTGTTCAAACTACCTGTGAGAAGCATGAATTTGGAGCGAGTGGTAGTTTGTTTTCCAGCGGCCTCAATGGGAGTGGAGTTAGTGGGAGATGAGTCTGACAAGGGTACTGCATCCCCTTTGCAGGTCTCAAGCAAGCTAAGTGGCCATTTGACTGGTTGTTGCAAAGAGGAAGTTTAATGGCCTGTACCATTCCTTCCTTCTCCTTTGGAACTGGAGCTCCAGTAGGgtcctatatatatacacatccATCCCACACAAGTACCAGTTCATATTATACATCAGCAAAAGAGAGTTTcccaatatttatttatcatagagaaaaattattcaaacaatTCTATCTTAAGTTTGAAATTAAGTTTAGTATGCTCTATCTTAAGTTTGAAATTGAGTTTAGCATGCTATAAATTGAGTAAAGATTAACATACCCCAAGCACAAGAAAAGTGAATGCTTGATTGTCTGCACCAAGATGGATTTCTATCAGCTTCCTCAGGTCAGCAAGGCTTGCATCCTTTACAACCTTGAGGGTTGTAATGAACTTCCCAGGATTTTCCTTGGAAGCCTCCCATTTCAAGTGCACATCTATTAGTGAATCAGCACCATCATGCGAAGGGTTGTAGTTCTCCTTTGAAGCCAATGCCATCTCATTGTATACTCTGTTCTTGTAGATCTGTGTTTCTGTCAGTTTCTGATCTTTTACTTCTTTAACAGATGCAAGTGGATCCACAATAAGTGCGGGACTTGAGGCTCCAACCTCTGGAACAGGCATATCTTTCTGGACCACCAAATTTTCCTGGTTGAAATTTTTTACAACAGAATCATCCCCATTTGTCATTACCGGAGATAACTGAGGATCAATGGTTCCTGACTTCTTTTTTGGCGGTACTGGGGTTCTGATGTGTTGAGAGAGCTCTCTGTGATTCCCACAAAGTGTGAATATATTTTGGATTCTCAACCGTCTAGAAGATCCTGTTTCCTTAGCATTTTCTGGTTCATCAATCAATCCTGATCCCATGAGCTCTaatctttccttcaaaaattctTCTCTCATTGGACTTCTGCTAGGCAGAAACGGTGTTTGTTCAAATCTGTTTATGGGGCTACACTGATCAACCATACAGACCCTTTTATCCTCTACAATTTCTTTCTCCACTTCTTCATCTAGCACTTTCTCTTCATGTTCATCATCcccttcaacttcttcttcctcaaataCAGTGCTCAGACCAACCCTATCACCAAATTTTGGTGCAAAAATATTATGATCCACAAGATTATCAAAAACACCTTGGATGCCAGTAGGTTTATGAACAATCCCACCAACATGTTTCACCTCACGAACAACTGGTTCTTGATCATCCATGTCCAAATCCATCGATTTCACCATTCCAGGATCCTCATTGTTGTACATCCCCAATAGCCTTTTGGCAAACCTGCTTCCCTCCACGTCCTTTGATGCACTTTCATCAACACTTCCATCCCTTGAACGGCACAGCTCAAACTCAATCTCCTCCAATCTCTGTCGCAGCATTTCAACTTCCTGTTGTTGCTGCAATATCCTTTCTTCCATTCTTCTCCTCTCAATTTCAACAAACTCATTGGCCATTCTCTGGCACTCATCCAACTTCTTTTCCAGCTCATGTTTGAGAATCTGAGTTTGCTCATTCACCTTTAAGTTGATCTCCTCCTCACTTGCCCCAGTTCCCTTCCCTTCCATAAACTCAAGTCTAGCTCTTAGTGCagtaacttcttcttctttctttagcAGTTCTTTGTGTGCTTCATTTCGCTCTCTCTCTTTAAGTTTGCTCTCCCTTTGTagcttaaaaataaattcatccaTGGCAGCAATCCTTGATCCTAAAATGACTGCAGAAGAAGAGTCTTCAGCACCAATTTTATCCTTATGTGGTGTATGAGGACCACGAACAATGCATTTCGCCTTTGCTCCATATTCAAGGGTACAAATCGTCTTGTGTATCTCCTTAGGATCCGGGCTTGCACACAGtatcattaaaatttttgactTGTCATCCTCAAAAGAATCCTTTACAGAAAGAACACAAAACCTCATAAATCAAACTTCATATGAATAATCTAAACCACCATGACTGACATTAATATGAAGAGTAATTACCTGCAGAAGCATGGTCAATTTGCTGTCTCTAAATGGCACATGAGAATCACCATTGGCAATTGATTCAACCACCCTTTTCAATGCAATGTTTCCCTGGTTGATCTTTGCTGTCTGAGATTTGAATGGAagtataaaaattagaaaatgaaCAGCAAACACTGAAGGCACAAAAACATAGGTGCTGACAAATCGTACCTGCATTTTGGCCTCAAATCCAATTTGACCAGCTTGCTCTATATTTTCAGATCCAGCCATGTCTACAAGCATCAGG
It encodes:
- the LOC142623271 gene encoding kinesin-like protein KIN-10A translates to MAPTPSSKVNQAHPTQIKTPQSKLRLHYNNANKPNPSSNPNTPAKETPHPQEHPVEVIARIRDYPDRKEKPTSVLNVNSNNHSIRVRADFGYRDFSLDGVSLSEDQDLDLFYKTFVESRIHRVKLGEKCTIMMYGPTGSGKSHTMFGCSKQPGIVYRSLRDILGGGEEESDGKSEIVRVGTFVQVTVLEIYNEEIYDLLSSNGGGGLGLGWPKGSASKVKLEVMGKKAKNATYISGNEAGKISKEIQKVEKRRIVKSTLCNERSSRSHCMIILDVPTVGGRLMLVDMAGSENIEQAGQIGFEAKMQTAKINQGNIALKRVVESIANGDSHVPFRDSKLTMLLQDSFEDDKSKILMILCASPDPKEIHKTICTLEYGAKAKCIVRGPHTPHKDKIGAEDSSSAVILGSRIAAMDEFIFKLQRESKLKERERNEAHKELLKKEEEVTALRARLEFMEGKGTGASEEEINLKVNEQTQILKHELEKKLDECQRMANEFVEIERRRMEERILQQQQEVEMLRQRLEEIEFELCRSRDGSVDESASKDVEGSRFAKRLLGMYNNEDPGMVKSMDLDMDDQEPVVREVKHVGGIVHKPTGIQGVFDNLVDHNIFAPKFGDRVGLSTVFEEEEVEGDDEHEEKVLDEEVEKEIVEDKRVCMVDQCSPINRFEQTPFLPSRSPMREEFLKERLELMGSGLIDEPENAKETGSSRRLRIQNIFTLCGNHRELSQHIRTPVPPKKKSGTIDPQLSPVMTNGDDSVVKNFNQENLVVQKDMPVPEVGASSPALIVDPLASVKEVKDQKLTETQIYKNRVYNEMALASKENYNPSHDGADSLIDVHLKWEASKENPGKFITTLKVVKDASLADLRKLIEIHLGADNQAFTFLVLGDPTGAPVPKEKEGMVQAIKLPLCNNQSNGHLACLRPAKGMQYPCQTHLPLTPLPLRPLENKLPLAPNSCFSQVV